One segment of Olsenella uli DSM 7084 DNA contains the following:
- a CDS encoding bifunctional 5,10-methylenetetrahydrofolate dehydrogenase/5,10-methenyltetrahydrofolate cyclohydrolase, whose translation MSQELTGAPVAQAVMEGLRPRIAALARDGVSPKLAIVRVGERSGDLSYERGACKRCSSLGIEVEKIVLPGDTPQIQLEHAIECVSGDGSVHGCLLLRPLPRTLDERRVAFLLSVEKDVDCLTDGSLAGVFAGRPTGFPPCTAEAVVLMLEHYGCGLRGADVVVVGRSLVIGRPVAMMLQARNATVTMCHTKTHGLAEKCRAADVLVVAAGHARVVGADFVRDGQTVIDVGINRDEVTGKLCGDVDYDTVAPIVSAISPVPRGVGSVTTAVLAKHVIEAAERSCT comes from the coding sequence ATGTCCCAGGAGCTGACGGGGGCGCCCGTGGCTCAGGCCGTCATGGAAGGCCTCCGGCCTCGCATCGCGGCACTTGCCCGGGATGGCGTGTCTCCCAAGCTCGCGATTGTGCGGGTGGGCGAGCGCTCCGGCGACCTCTCCTACGAGCGTGGCGCCTGCAAGCGCTGCTCCTCCCTGGGCATTGAGGTCGAGAAGATCGTCCTGCCAGGCGACACACCGCAGATCCAGTTGGAGCATGCTATCGAGTGCGTGAGCGGGGACGGGTCCGTCCACGGCTGCCTCCTCCTTCGCCCGCTTCCCCGGACGCTGGATGAGCGGCGGGTCGCCTTCTTGCTTTCCGTCGAGAAGGACGTGGACTGCCTGACGGACGGCTCTCTCGCCGGCGTGTTCGCTGGGCGCCCCACGGGCTTTCCCCCCTGCACCGCCGAGGCCGTCGTGCTCATGCTTGAGCATTATGGCTGTGGGCTGCGCGGTGCGGACGTCGTGGTCGTAGGGCGTTCCCTGGTGATCGGCAGACCAGTCGCCATGATGCTGCAGGCCAGGAACGCCACCGTGACCATGTGCCACACCAAGACACACGGCCTTGCCGAGAAGTGCCGCGCGGCGGACGTCCTTGTCGTCGCGGCGGGTCACGCCCGTGTCGTGGGGGCTGACTTCGTCCGCGACGGCCAGACGGTCATTGACGTCGGCATCAACCGGGATGAGGTGACAGGTAAGCTATGTGGCGATGTGGACTACGACACCGTGGCACCGATCGTCTCGGCCATTTCGCCCGTCCCGCGCGGAGTGGGCTCCGTCACCACGGCCGTCCTTGCCAAGCACGTCATCGAGGCGGCCGAACGCTCCTGCACATGA
- a CDS encoding formate--tetrahydrofolate ligase, with protein sequence MHTSDIEIAQGATMLPIGEVARRAGLPEGMLEPYGRTKAKVDVHSLGDLPQRGKLVLVTAINPTPAGEGKTTTSIGLADAMNRLGHQTMLALREPSLGPVFGVKGGAAGGGYAQVVPMEDINLHFTGDFHAIGAANNLCAAMLDNHIKQGNALGIDPRRVTWRRCVDMNDRQLRNIVDGLGGAANGMPREDGFDITVASEVMAVFCLATDLADLKARLGRMVVAYTFDRRPVTVHDIRAEGAMCVLLKDAIKPNLVQTLEGNPAFVHGGPFANIAHGCNSVEATTTALKLADYVVTEAGFGADLGAEKFLDIKCRAADLRPSAVVVVATVRALKFNGDVPKARLGEENLGALEAGLPNLLRHVGNIRDVWGLPVVVAINAFPTDTAAELALVERRCSELGVSVALSEVWAKGGAGGEALAEEVVRLCDAPNDFRFAYDVDDTIEAKLDAIATKVYHADGVDLTPAARRQLDQLEGQGFGNLPICVAKTQYSFTDDQSKLGAPEGFRITVRNLKVSAGAGFVVALTGDIMTMPGLPKVPAAEEIDVMEDGRIVGLF encoded by the coding sequence ATGCATACGTCAGACATCGAGATCGCCCAGGGAGCAACGATGCTTCCCATAGGCGAGGTCGCACGACGGGCGGGGCTCCCTGAGGGCATGCTCGAGCCGTATGGTCGCACCAAGGCGAAGGTTGACGTCCATTCGCTCGGAGACCTCCCCCAACGAGGCAAGCTGGTCCTGGTGACAGCCATCAACCCCACGCCCGCAGGCGAGGGCAAGACCACCACTTCGATTGGGCTGGCGGATGCCATGAATCGCCTGGGTCACCAAACCATGCTGGCCCTGCGCGAGCCGTCGCTGGGTCCCGTCTTCGGTGTCAAGGGTGGTGCTGCCGGTGGCGGCTACGCCCAGGTCGTTCCCATGGAGGACATCAACCTGCATTTCACGGGCGACTTCCACGCTATCGGGGCGGCGAACAACCTCTGTGCCGCCATGCTCGACAACCACATCAAGCAGGGCAACGCCTTGGGGATCGATCCTCGTCGCGTGACCTGGAGGCGCTGCGTGGACATGAACGACCGCCAGCTCAGGAACATCGTCGACGGACTGGGCGGTGCAGCCAACGGCATGCCTCGCGAGGATGGTTTCGACATCACCGTCGCCTCCGAGGTCATGGCCGTCTTCTGCTTGGCTACCGACCTCGCAGACCTCAAGGCCCGCCTGGGCCGCATGGTCGTGGCCTACACCTTCGATCGCAGGCCCGTCACCGTCCACGACATCCGCGCCGAGGGAGCCATGTGCGTACTTCTCAAGGACGCCATCAAGCCCAACCTGGTCCAGACGCTCGAGGGTAATCCCGCCTTTGTCCACGGTGGCCCGTTTGCGAACATCGCCCACGGGTGCAACTCCGTTGAGGCGACTACTACAGCCCTCAAGCTTGCTGACTACGTCGTGACCGAGGCCGGCTTCGGTGCGGACCTCGGTGCCGAGAAGTTCCTGGACATCAAGTGTCGCGCTGCGGACCTCAGGCCCAGCGCCGTCGTCGTCGTCGCGACCGTCCGCGCCCTCAAGTTCAACGGCGACGTTCCCAAGGCACGACTGGGCGAGGAGAACCTCGGCGCCCTCGAGGCGGGCCTTCCCAACCTACTGCGTCACGTGGGCAACATCCGTGACGTCTGGGGGCTGCCCGTCGTCGTGGCCATCAACGCCTTCCCCACGGACACGGCAGCGGAGCTTGCCCTCGTGGAGCGCAGGTGCAGCGAGCTGGGTGTGAGCGTCGCCCTCTCCGAGGTCTGGGCCAAGGGAGGTGCCGGTGGCGAGGCTCTGGCCGAGGAGGTTGTGCGCCTGTGTGATGCGCCCAATGACTTCCGCTTCGCCTACGACGTGGACGACACGATTGAGGCCAAGCTCGATGCCATCGCAACGAAGGTCTACCATGCCGACGGCGTCGATCTCACGCCAGCCGCACGCAGGCAGCTTGACCAACTCGAGGGACAGGGCTTTGGCAACCTGCCCATCTGCGTCGCCAAGACCCAGTACTCTTTCACGGACGACCAGTCTAAGCTCGGCGCACCCGAGGGTTTCCGCATCACGGTCCGTAACCTCAAGGTGTCAGCGGGTGCCGGCTTCGTCGTCGCGCTCACGGGCGACATCATGACCATGCCAGGACTGCCGAAGGTCCCTGCGGCGGAAGAAATCGACGTCATGGAGGACGGCAGGATCGTCGGGCTGTTCTAG
- a CDS encoding bifunctional folylpolyglutamate synthase/dihydrofolate synthase — protein sequence MYTVPFDVPTLDYAGALDKLRSTLRFGIQPMLESVEDMLSELGDPDLAFESVQIAGTNGKTSTSRYAQAILMGEGRRTGLYTSPELVSYTERMEIMGRPVDEGAFAHGISAAVEAGRRMNQRRTSAGERPYDITEFDLLTVAACVVFAEASLDVVVLECGMGGRWDATSAVKSVRAVAVTGVGLDHTRILGDTLEKIAVEKAAIIRRGRGCVLGVGTATPDSVEDVFLTRCAEEGVEPVLVRPVDPKDAEGEMHPGVPRDHAGLPHAFYRIIRRPKRLGFPMELSVAYEGERYLELAALKPTYQAANVACAIALVRSYLGNSVGVLGREALYDAVVTCPTPGRFQLLRADPPLLIDACHNPQSVQAFLAAVRQIEPDVPARPTLLCAVLADKDVEGIVGLLASEFPRVALTQTSSPRALPHDELARRFSDAGAAVCGGYPTVAEALAALCGDSLVACGSITLAGEVAALVR from the coding sequence ATGTATACCGTACCGTTTGACGTGCCTACGCTCGACTACGCGGGCGCCTTGGACAAGCTCAGGTCCACGCTCAGGTTCGGCATCCAGCCCATGCTCGAGAGCGTCGAGGACATGCTCTCTGAGCTGGGCGATCCTGACCTCGCGTTCGAGAGCGTCCAGATCGCCGGCACCAACGGCAAAACCTCGACCTCCCGCTATGCCCAGGCCATCCTCATGGGCGAGGGAAGGCGTACGGGGCTCTACACCTCGCCCGAGCTGGTGAGCTACACCGAGCGCATGGAGATCATGGGACGGCCCGTGGACGAGGGGGCCTTCGCCCACGGCATCTCCGCGGCCGTCGAGGCGGGCCGCCGCATGAACCAGAGGCGCACGTCAGCGGGGGAGCGTCCCTACGACATCACGGAGTTCGACCTGCTGACGGTGGCTGCCTGCGTGGTCTTTGCCGAGGCCTCTCTCGACGTCGTCGTGCTGGAGTGCGGCATGGGCGGGCGCTGGGATGCCACGAGTGCCGTCAAGTCCGTCCGTGCCGTGGCCGTCACGGGTGTGGGCCTTGATCACACGCGCATCCTGGGCGACACCCTCGAGAAGATCGCCGTCGAGAAGGCGGCCATCATCAGGCGGGGACGTGGTTGCGTGCTGGGCGTCGGCACGGCGACACCCGACAGCGTCGAGGATGTGTTCCTGACCCGCTGCGCCGAGGAGGGCGTCGAACCCGTGCTTGTGAGGCCCGTTGACCCAAAGGATGCCGAGGGCGAGATGCATCCCGGCGTGCCGCGCGACCACGCGGGGCTCCCGCATGCCTTCTACCGGATCATCCGCCGTCCCAAGCGCCTGGGCTTTCCCATGGAACTCTCCGTTGCCTACGAGGGCGAGCGCTACCTTGAGCTCGCGGCCCTGAAGCCAACCTACCAGGCCGCAAACGTCGCCTGCGCCATCGCCCTGGTCCGCAGCTACCTGGGGAACTCGGTGGGGGTGCTTGGCCGAGAGGCCCTGTACGACGCTGTCGTCACTTGCCCTACGCCCGGTCGCTTCCAACTGCTGCGGGCGGACCCGCCCCTGCTCATCGACGCCTGCCACAACCCCCAGTCGGTCCAGGCCTTCCTCGCGGCGGTGCGGCAGATAGAGCCCGACGTGCCCGCCCGTCCGACGCTGCTCTGCGCCGTGCTGGCCGACAAGGACGTGGAAGGCATCGTGGGGTTGCTCGCCTCCGAGTTCCCCCGCGTCGCGCTCACGCAGACCTCCTCGCCGCGCGCTCTCCCGCACGATGAGCTGGCCCGTCGCTTCTCGGATGCGGGGGCCGCGGTCTGTGGAGGCTATCCCACGGTGGCCGAGGCGCTTGCCGCCCTTTGTGGAGATTCGCTCGTCGCCTGTGGGTCCATCACGCTGGCGGGTGAGGTTGCGGCCCTCGTGCGCTAG
- a CDS encoding 5-formyltetrahydrofolate cyclo-ligase, translating to MGPSAKDRKATLRVCLTSRRAAASAERRAAADAAIVQRVVRLPEYARSSLLLTYLAMGEEVETRGLIGRAWADGKAVALPRCLPGRRLAWQRIESLDGLVRSPFGVEEPPDDPGALVDLGAAMPDAWPPDARSSGVWPSDASVSDVLAIVPGLAFDRQGYRVGYGGGFYDTFLAGFGGSTIGLCRSGLLSDDLGLLGALEPHDLPVQVVVTDTEALRMDA from the coding sequence ATGGGGCCGTCGGCAAAGGACCGTAAGGCCACGTTGCGAGTGTGTCTGACGTCCCGTCGGGCTGCCGCCTCCGCTGAGAGACGCGCTGCGGCAGATGCGGCCATCGTGCAACGGGTAGTGCGTCTGCCCGAGTACGCGCGCTCATCTCTCCTGCTCACTTATCTTGCCATGGGCGAGGAGGTGGAGACCCGCGGCCTGATTGGGCGCGCCTGGGCGGACGGTAAGGCCGTGGCGCTCCCGCGCTGCCTGCCGGGCAGACGTCTGGCATGGCAGCGCATCGAATCGCTTGATGGTCTCGTGCGAAGCCCCTTTGGTGTCGAGGAGCCGCCCGACGATCCGGGAGCCCTGGTCGACCTCGGGGCAGCCATGCCGGATGCATGGCCGCCAGACGCGCGGTCGTCAGGTGTGTGGCCGTCAGATGCGTCCGTGTCAGACGTATTGGCCATCGTACCGGGGCTTGCGTTTGACCGGCAGGGCTACAGGGTCGGCTACGGCGGAGGCTTCTATGACACGTTTCTCGCAGGCTTTGGTGGCAGCACGATTGGCCTGTGCCGTTCCGGCCTTCTGAGTGATGATCTGGGGTTGTTGGGCGCCCTTGAGCCCCACGACCTGCCGGTGCAGGTCGTGGTGACGGACACCGAGGCACTCAGGATGGATGCGTGA
- a CDS encoding class I SAM-dependent methyltransferase, whose amino-acid sequence MNADAERLKAAWEGEERIAHVHGWDFSHIRGRYVEEDDLPWDFAEVIQGYRNDGMRLLDMETGGGEFLLSLGHPSGNTAATEGYGPNVELCREVLLPLGIDFREADGSDRIPFPDESFDIVTNRHGDYDVAELWRVLRPGGLFLTQQVGAENDRELVRLLLPHATELPYPEQYLDARRSELLGRGFEVLEGGEAHRPIRFFDVGALVWFARVVEWEFPGFSVESCFERLCVAQETLERTGAIEGSIHRFYVVARRK is encoded by the coding sequence GTGAACGCAGATGCGGAACGGCTGAAGGCGGCCTGGGAGGGTGAGGAGCGCATCGCCCACGTCCATGGGTGGGACTTCTCCCACATCCGCGGCAGGTACGTGGAAGAGGACGACCTGCCGTGGGACTTCGCAGAGGTCATCCAGGGGTATCGCAACGACGGCATGCGGTTGCTGGACATGGAGACCGGGGGCGGCGAGTTCCTGCTCTCGCTCGGCCACCCCAGCGGCAACACGGCGGCGACCGAGGGCTATGGGCCCAACGTGGAGTTGTGCAGGGAGGTCCTGCTGCCGCTGGGGATTGACTTCAGGGAGGCAGACGGGAGCGACAGGATCCCCTTTCCCGACGAGAGCTTCGACATCGTCACGAACCGGCATGGCGACTATGACGTCGCGGAGCTGTGGCGCGTGCTGAGGCCGGGCGGGTTGTTCCTCACCCAGCAGGTAGGGGCCGAGAACGACAGGGAGCTGGTACGGCTCCTCCTCCCGCACGCCACGGAGCTGCCCTATCCCGAGCAATACCTTGACGCGCGGCGGTCGGAGCTCCTCGGGAGGGGCTTCGAGGTGCTGGAGGGGGGCGAGGCCCATCGACCTATCCGGTTCTTCGACGTAGGGGCCCTCGTCTGGTTCGCACGGGTTGTCGAGTGGGAGTTCCCGGGCTTCTCCGTCGAGAGCTGCTTCGAGCGGCTGTGCGTAGCGCAGGAGACGCTCGAGAGAACGGGTGCGATCGAAGGCAGCATCCACAGGTTCTATGTCGTGGCGAGAAGAAAGTGA
- a CDS encoding cyclodeaminase/cyclohydrolase family protein → MVNDYELVDFLDALASRNSTPSGGGATAVVGSMAVSLGEMVANLTVGKACYADVQGRIATIVVRAEQVRSRLIQLMDEDECALAPLLAAYALPHGTASEADERTLRMEEALRGACGPPIGVIEAIHEALSLFDELACIGSRIALSDVGVAASFATAALRGASLNVLVNTSMMADRTYAERLNARTRELVSDGCERAERIFLDVEGEMTCPRS, encoded by the coding sequence ATGGTCAACGACTATGAGCTCGTCGACTTCCTCGACGCGCTCGCATCCCGGAACTCGACTCCCAGCGGGGGTGGCGCCACGGCCGTCGTGGGCTCCATGGCCGTGTCCTTAGGCGAGATGGTGGCAAACCTGACCGTCGGCAAGGCCTGCTATGCGGACGTCCAAGGGCGCATAGCGACCATCGTCGTGCGCGCCGAACAGGTGCGTTCCCGCCTCATACAGCTGATGGACGAGGACGAGTGTGCCCTCGCGCCTCTGCTTGCCGCTTATGCGCTCCCGCATGGCACTGCATCCGAGGCTGACGAGCGCACCCTTCGCATGGAGGAGGCCCTGCGCGGGGCCTGTGGTCCTCCGATTGGGGTCATCGAGGCGATCCATGAGGCCCTTTCGCTCTTCGATGAGCTTGCATGCATAGGCTCCCGCATCGCGCTCTCTGACGTCGGGGTCGCTGCATCCTTCGCCACTGCCGCACTCAGGGGTGCGAGCCTGAACGTCCTCGTCAACACGAGCATGATGGCGGACCGCACTTACGCTGAGCGCCTCAACGCTCGCACGAGGGAGCTGGTTTCTGATGGCTGCGAGCGTGCGGAACGCATCTTTCTCGACGTGGAGGGGGAGATGACATGTCCCAGGAGCTGA
- a CDS encoding ketopantoate reductase family protein: MKIAVVGAGSIGTLFSSILYKSGQDVTLVEIRPEVVSAIQERGLSVTRGDETEVLDVPITSRIEDVPDPDLIMFTVKSYDNVTAARDCLKIIGDNTTVLTLQNGVGNYETISSVVGEERTCVGTTTFGATMYEPGKTRGTATGEISIGEYAGGITERINRLADLLRTGGFIVNCVEDVNSLVWTKLAVNVGINAIGALARLKNGETHSIEPAGEIQRLAVEEFSAVARAEGIDIDYDGIYRHVVDVTVSAAVTKCSMLQDIEHRGRTEVKAINGAIVEGGKRHGIPTPVNLVLTRLVQAEQQSFGQ; encoded by the coding sequence GTGAAGATCGCCGTTGTCGGTGCCGGTTCCATCGGCACCCTCTTTAGCTCCATCCTCTACAAGAGTGGACAGGACGTCACCTTGGTGGAGATCCGTCCCGAGGTGGTAAGCGCCATCCAAGAGAGGGGCCTCTCCGTGACCCGCGGAGACGAAACAGAGGTCCTGGACGTCCCCATCACGAGCCGCATCGAGGACGTGCCCGACCCCGACCTCATCATGTTCACCGTCAAGTCCTACGACAACGTCACCGCCGCACGCGATTGCCTCAAGATCATCGGGGACAACACGACGGTCCTCACCTTGCAGAATGGAGTGGGCAACTACGAGACCATCTCCTCCGTCGTGGGCGAGGAGCGCACCTGCGTGGGCACCACCACCTTCGGCGCCACCATGTACGAGCCGGGCAAGACGCGTGGCACGGCCACGGGCGAAATTTCCATCGGCGAGTACGCAGGCGGCATTACGGAGCGCATCAATCGCCTGGCCGATCTCCTGCGCACAGGCGGCTTCATCGTCAACTGCGTCGAAGACGTGAACTCCCTGGTGTGGACCAAGCTCGCCGTCAACGTGGGCATCAATGCCATCGGAGCCCTTGCCCGCCTCAAGAATGGGGAGACCCACTCCATAGAGCCTGCGGGAGAGATTCAGCGCCTGGCCGTGGAGGAGTTCTCCGCCGTCGCCCGCGCAGAGGGCATCGACATTGACTACGACGGCATCTACCGGCATGTGGTTGACGTCACCGTCTCGGCTGCAGTCACCAAGTGCTCCATGCTCCAGGACATCGAGCATCGCGGTCGGACCGAGGTCAAGGCAATCAACGGCGCCATCGTGGAGGGTGGCAAGCGCCATGGCATCCCCACGCCCGTGAACCTGGTGCTCACTCGCCTGGTCCAGGCCGAGCAGCAGTCCTTCGGGCAGTAG
- a CDS encoding zinc ribbon domain-containing protein: MSDLLDQLITPEVRMVLYLMVACVVMLYILSIVYVIRDAQRRGAEPWWLWAVISVIPIVGLLAYVILRPSSYLVDREEQDLDIALREHQLSHYGICPKCGAPIDRDFVVCPICNTQVRNVCPTCHRPLNADWKVCPYCRTRIQ, encoded by the coding sequence ATGTCTGACCTTCTTGACCAGCTCATCACGCCCGAGGTCCGTATGGTGCTCTACCTGATGGTCGCCTGCGTCGTGATGCTCTACATCCTGTCGATCGTCTACGTCATCCGTGATGCCCAGCGCCGTGGCGCAGAGCCCTGGTGGCTCTGGGCGGTCATCTCGGTCATCCCCATCGTGGGCCTGCTCGCCTACGTCATCCTGCGTCCCAGCTCCTACCTGGTGGACCGCGAGGAGCAGGACCTCGACATCGCCCTGCGCGAGCATCAGCTCTCGCACTATGGCATCTGCCCCAAGTGCGGTGCCCCCATCGACCGCGACTTCGTGGTGTGCCCCATCTGCAACACGCAGGTCAGGAACGTCTGCCCCACCTGCCATCGTCCGCTCAACGCGGACTGGAAGGTCTGCCCCTATTGTCGTACGCGCATCCAGTAG